atccagttctttggtgagcaaagagggttcatcctcccaagtatcatttccaaataacttgtcatttagcttcatgattgctccaaggtaattagcaacttgctcttcagtgacatactcctcctcttcagaggaagaatactcatcagagctcatgaatggcagaagtaagtccaatggaatctctatggtctcattttgagcctcagattcccatagttcctcattggggaactcattagaggccagtggacgtccattgaggtcttcctcagtggcgttcactgcctctccttcctcccaaaatttggccatgttgatggctttgcactctccttttggattttcttctgtattgcttggaagagtactaggagggagttcagtaattttcttgctcagctgacccacttNNNNNNNNNNNNNNNNNNNNNNNNNNNNNNNNNNNNNNNNNNNNNNNNNNNNNNNNNNNNNNNNNNNNNNNNNNNNNNNNNNNNNNNNNNNNNNNNNNNNNNNNNNNNNNNNNNNNNNNNNNNNNNNNNNNNNNNNNNNNNNNNNNNNNNNNNNNNNNNNNNNNNNNNNNNNNNNNNNNNNNNNNNNNNNNNNNNNNNNNNNNNNNNNNNNNNNNNNNNNNNNNNNNNNNNNNNNNNNNNNNNNNNNNNNNNNNNNNNNNNNNNNNNNNNNNNNNNNNNNNNNNNNNNNNNNNNNNNNNNNNNNNNNNNNNNNNNNNNNNNNNNNNNNNNNNNNNNNNNNNNNNNNNNNNNNNNNNNNNNNNNNNNNNNNNNNNNNNNNNNNNNNNNNNNNNNNNNNNNNNNNNNNNNNNNNNNNNNNNNNNNNNNNNNNNNNNNNNNNNNNNNNNNNNNNNNNNNNNNNNNNNNNNNNNNNNNNNNNNNNNNNNNNNNNNNNNNNNNNNNNNNNNNNNNNNNNNNNNNNNNNNNNNNNNNNNNNNNNNNNNNNNNNNNNNNNNNNNNNNNNNNNNNNNNNNNNNNNNNNNNNNNNNNNNNNNNNNNNNNNNNNNNNNNNNNNNNNNNNNNNNNNNNNNNNNNNNNNNNNNNNNNNNNNNNNNNNNNNNNNNNNNNNNNNNNNNNNNNNNNNNNNNNNNNNNNNNNNNNNNNNNNNNNNNNNNNNNNNNNNNNNNNNNNNNNNNNNNNNNNNNNNNNNNNNNNNNNNNNNNNNNNNNNNNNNNNNNNNNNNNNNNNNNNNNNNNNNNNNNNNNNNNNNNNNNNNNNNNNNNNNNNNNNNNNNNNNNNNNNNNNNNNNNNNNNNNNNNNNNNNNNNNNNNNcagtaaagtcacccagcaccttccttgcattgttggcattgttgttattttcggctgccatgtgttcttcttccttgaagatttctgttaggtcctctacagagatttgtgccttggcttctcttagttttctcttcaaggtcctttcaggttcagcatcagcctcaacaagaatgcttttgtctttgctcctgctcataagaaagagaagggaacaagaaaatgtggaatcctctatgtcacagtatagagattccttcaggtgtcagaggaaaagaaaagtagaagacagaagtagaaaattcgaacttatcaaagaagatggagttcgaattttgcattaagggatagtgttagtccataaatagaaggatgtgagaagaagggaagtaattttcgaaaattaagtaaaagattttggaaacattttttgaaaaacactaattgattttcgaaaatgaaagtggaaaagaaatcaagtgatttttgaaaaagattttgaaattagaaatcaaagagatttgattgaaaactattttgaaaaagatgtggttaagaagatatgattggttttaaaaaaaagatgtgattgagaagatatgatttgaaaaacatttttaaaaaaatttgattttgaaaattaaaaacttggctaacaagaaaagatatgattcaaacattaaacctttctcaacagaaaaggcaacatacttgagatgttgaatcaaatcattaattgatagtaagtatctttaaaaatagaaagaaattgattttgaaaaagatttgattgaaagtatatgatttgaaaaagatttgattttgaaaaattttgaaaacttgaaaaaaatttgatctgaaaacaaaatctttccccttgtgccatcctggcgttaaacgcccagaatggtgcacattctggcgtttaacgcccaaaatgctacccttttgggcgttaaacacccaaccaggtaccctggctggcatttaaacgccagtctgtccttcttcactgggcgttttgaatgcccagctttttctgtgcaattcctctgctgtatgttctgaatctttaattctctatattattgacttgagaagacacaaattaaaaatatttttggatttttaataataaggaataatcaaaatgcaactaaaatcaaatgacaatgcatgcaagacaccaaacttagcagtttgtatactactgacactaatgagaatgcatatgagacacacaaaacactcaagtcaagagaattcaaagatcagagcacgaaaaatcatcaagaattacttgaagatcctttaggacacatgaatgaatgcatgcaattgacaccaaacttaagatgagacactagactcaaacaagaaatttttggattttatgatttttttttaattttttttgtgtttttttcgaaaattgaatggaaaaagatatcaaaattcttaatgagaattccaggaatcaNNNNNNNNNNNNNNNNNNNNNNNNNNNNNNNNNNNNNNNNNNNNNNNNNNNNNNNNNNNNNNNNNNNNNNNNNNNNNNNNNNNNNNNNNNNNNNNNNNNNNNNNNNNNNNNNNNNNNNNNNNNNNNNNNNNNNNNNNNNNNNNNNNNNNNNNNNNNNNNNNNNNNNNNNNNNNNNNNNNNNNNNNNNNNNNNNNNNNNNNNNNNNNNNNNNNNNNNNNNNNNNNNNNNNNNNNNNNNNNNNNNNNNNNNNNNNNNNNNNNNagccagacttcaacaaatcatcatgaaactctagaattcatcttcaagaattctgaaaaaaatacctaatctaagcaacaaaatgaaccgtcagttgtccaaactcaacaatccccggcaacggcgccaaaaacttggtgctgttgccggatcttggcactgatgttaccggaccaaaagcttgctcaaaacttgaacaatccccggcaacggcgccaaaaacttggtgcgcgaaattgtgaacaatacttttcacNNNNNNNNNNNNNNNNNNNNNNNNNNNNNNNNNNNNNNNNNNNNNNNNNNNNNNNNNNNNNNNNNNNNNNNNNNNNNNNNNNNNNNNNNNNNNNNNNNNNNNNNNNNNNNNNNNNNNNNNNNNNNNNNNNNNNNNNNNNNNNNNNNNNNNNNNNNNNNNNNNNNNNNNNNNNNNNNNNNNNNNNNNNNNNNNNNNNNNNNNNNNNNNNNNNNNNNNNNNNNNNNNNNNNNNNNNNNNNNNNNNNNNNNNNNNNNNNNNNNNNNNNNNNNNNNNNNNNNNNNNNNNNNNNNNNNNNNNNNNNNNNNNNNNNNNNNNNNNNNNNNNNNNNNNNNNNNNNNNNNNNNNNNNNNNNNNNNNNNNNNNNNNNNNNNNNNNNNNNNNNNNNNNNNNNNNNNNNNNNNNNNNNNNNNNNNNNNNNNNNNNNNNNNNNNNNNNNNNNNNNNNNNNNNNNNNNNNNNNNNNNNNNNNNNNNNNNNNNNNNNNNNNNNNNNNNNNNNNNNNNNNNNNNNNNNNNNNNNNNNNNNNNNNNNNNNNNNNNNNNNNNNNNNNNNNNNNNNNNNNNNNNNNNNNNNNNNNNNNNNNNNNNNNNNNNNNNNNNNNNNNNNNNNNNNNNNNNNNNNNNNNNNNNNNNNNNNNNNNNNNNNNNNNNNNNNNNNNNNNNNNNNNNNNNNNNNNNNNNNNNNNNNNNNNNNNNNNNNNNNNNNNNNNNNNNNNNNNNNNNNNNNNNNNNNNNNNNNNNNNNNNNNNNNNNNNNNNNNNNNNNNNNNNNNNNNNNNNNNNNNNNNNNNNNNNNNNNNNNNNNNNNNNNNNNNNNNNNNNNNNNNNNNNNNNNNNNNNNNNNNNNNNNNNNNNNNNNNNNNNNNNNNNNNNNNNNNNNNNNNNNNNNNNNNNNNNNNNNNNNNNNNNNNNNNNNNNNNNNNNNNNNNNNNNNNNNNNNNNNNNNNNNNNNNNNNNNNNNNNNNNNNNNNNNNNNNNNNNNNNNNNNNNNNNNNNNNNNNNNNNNNNNNNNNNNNNNNNNNNNNNNNNNNNNNNNNNNNNNNNNNNNNNNNNNNNNNNNNNNNNNNNNNNNNNNNNNNNNNNNNNNNNNNNNNNNNNNNNNNNNNNNNNNNNNNNNNNNNNNNNNNNNNNNNNNNNNNNNNNNNNNNNNNNNNNNNNNNNNNNNNNNNNNcatctgcagtcctttttagtctctgaatcagatttttgctcaggaccctcaatttcagccagaaaatacctgaaattatagaaaaacacacaaactcatagtaaagtccagaaaagtgaattttagctaaaaactaataaaaatatactaaaaactaactagatcataccaaaaacatactaaaaacaatgccaaaaagcgtacaaattatccgctcatcattggcTTTGATGGAGTGAAAAAATTGTGGAAATGAGATAATTGAAATGATGGCTactagtatgttaaataagtttGAAAAGTACTGGGATGTGATTAATACAGTTATGGCTATTGGGACTCTTTTGGATCTTAGGTACAAGATGtatttattgaatttcttttttcGTAAAATATATGGTGAGACGGAGGCATGTGTTGTAATTGGTCAAGTGAAAAGGGTAGTGCAAGATTTAGTTTTAGAATATGCAACaaagggaagagagagagaccAAGCTGCTCAATTAGATATGCCGCCACCACCATCAATTCCTTCAAGTTCAAAGGGGAGAAAGTTCAGTCATGAAGATTGGCAAGTTGATTTTGCTGCACATGTAAGTGAGGAATCCGCATTTATTTATACAAAGAGCGAGTTGGATTATTATCTTGAAGAGAGACCGGTACCACAAATTGAACATGATTTTGATATCTTAAATTGGTGGAAGTCAAATGGAGCGAAGTTTCCTACTTTGCAAGCTATTGCTAGAGATTTTTTGGCAATTCCTATCTCTACCGTTGCCTCTGAATCTTCATTTAGTACGGGTGGTCAATTTGTTATGCCACATCGTAGTAGGTTGCGTCCGGACACTTTAGAGGCTCTAATGTGTAATCAAGATTGACTTTGGAATGAACTTGGTACTACAACTAACATAGGATTTGAGAGCTACACAATTCATAACATTGAAGGAGATGTTGACGTAAGTAAactattaaattacatataacACACtatgtttttatattattgacttattgagttattatatgattttaactttaaattgtTTTCATGTCAATGTAGGATTCAAGTAAGTTGGAATCTACCATCACTACCATTATGGGATGAAAGGAAGATTGAGATGGTGGAATTATGTTTTTATGATGTCATGaactttattttgttgtttatgaatatgGTTGGTTGTTTATATAATATTTGGTTGTTTATGGATATGTTTGGATGTTTATGTTTGTTGTTATTGCTATTTAAGTTTGTAAAGACTATGGATATTATCTTTGTAATGACAATTGAAGATTATCTTtgattttctctaatttttttcatttttttcaatttttactaatttttataaaaatttcgagGATATCCGCGGAGACCCAGGTCCCAGGCAGATACGGGGTCCCCGTTACCCGTCATGGGGACGGGGACAGATATTGGGGACGGGGGCAGGGTGCGGGGGCATGTCCCCGCCCCCATGGGGACCCGTTGCCATTCCTAAACATGCTTacgaggaggaagaagagggcATTGGTGTCATTTCACAACAAAACTAGGGTTTAGAGAAACAGAAACGGATCCCATTAAAATACCCTTCACTCCAAATAACTAGTTCGTTTGATACTGCGGCTGCTACGAGTTAGAGTTTCCATTATCTCCAAATCTCTCAAGAGCGCAAATCTGCATCGCAACCATGGTCACTTCCGCCGCCGCCACAACTGCCGCAGCACCATGCCAGCTGTCACAGAAGAAGCAGGACATCCAGATGATGCTTGCTGCTGAGGTCCACCTCAGAACCAAAAATTGCGACTTCCAGATGGAACGCTACGTCTTCAAATACCGAAATGGTGGTCAGTCTTCGTGATCTTTTTTgtttctccttttggattttaaGTCTGAATATTATTGAAGAGTGTATGGATTATAGCGAGTTTGAAGGGTATTTTGCAAAATGTTATATCTTTTTCAGTTTCAAATTGTTCATTCTGATATGGATTTTTTCATATTTACTCAAACTGTAGTGAGTAGTTCAGTTCTTGAAATCTAATGCAAACAACACAGATGTacgtagttattttttataatatattcctTGCACTTTTGTAAATTTTGTATTCGATTTTTTTACATTTATCTTTTTCTGTATCTAGGGTTCCTTTTTTGATAtatactttttataaatttgttaTAATCTAGTggtttgtcaatttttctttatttgtttcgtattttctattcaaagagtcaatttaatttctaatcaGGATTTTGATACGAGTAAGTGTATTTTGTATGACCACCTTTGTGTTCAAAATAGCTTATTATCATAATTTTATGATAGAGTTTATGAAagcatttttatgtttggttgaTTTTTCGTATTCCTTGTTCCCAGGTATTTACATAATTAACATTGGCAAGACATGGGCGAAGCTCCAACTTGCTGATAGGATTATTATTGCTATCGAGAACCCACAGGACATCATTGTTCAGTCTGCTAGGCCATATGGTCAGAGAGATGTCCTTAAGTTTGCACAATACACTGGTGCAAATGCAATCGCTGGAAGGCACACTCCTGGAACATTCACTAATGAAATGCAAACATCCTATAACGAGCCCCGTCTACGCATTCTGACTGATCCAAAGACTGATCATCAGGTGCCACTTATGTtattcacttgtttcactattAGCTGTCAATATGTTTTTTGTGGGAGTTTGAAATTCTGTTATTAATTGATCTCATCTTGggtttgtttttctattttttttcaaaaaaatatgtgCAGCCCATTAAGGAAGGTGCTCTTGGAAATATTCCGACCATTGCCTTCTGTGACACCGATTCTCCGATGCGCTATGTTGATGTTTGCATTCCTACTAATAACAAGGAGAAGCACAGTATTGGTTGTCTGTTTTGGTTATTAGCATGGATGGTTCTGCAGATGAGGGGTACTATTTGTCCAGGGCTTAAGCGGGACGTGATGGTAAACTAATTTTTTCTCTTAACGGATTgaactattattattttgtagCACTTTTAGATTTATTGTGTTTCTCAATGTCTGCATTATAAGTGTCTGATCTCGTATGCACTAATTTAGAACAATCTTTCTTGCTGTACATACAGgtgtaaaaaaattcatattttaacaAAAGATAGTAGTCTTATTATGTGGTTTCCTTTGAACCTTAGCTAAATTTGTCAACTTTTCATGTGTAGGTGGATTTATTCTTCTATAGAGAACCTGAAGAGGCCAAGCAACAAGAGGAGGAGGGATTACCAGCTGCCCCAAAATATGCCATTTAAGATTTTGGTGCTGCTGGCATTGCCGGCTTCCCCGCAGCTGATGGGGAATGGGGGGCTGTTACAGATGAACAATCCTGGACTGAACCAGTTCCTCAGCA
This sequence is a window from Arachis duranensis cultivar V14167 chromosome 2, aradu.V14167.gnm2.J7QH, whole genome shotgun sequence. Protein-coding genes within it:
- the LOC107472092 gene encoding 40S ribosomal protein SA-like, which gives rise to MVTSAAATTAAAPCQLSQKKQDIQMMLAAEVHLRTKNCDFQMERYVFKYRNGGIYIINIGKTWAKLQLADRIIIAIENPQDIIVQSARPYGQRDVLKFAQYTGANAIAGRHTPGTFTNEMQTSYNEPRLRILTDPKTDHQPIKEGALGNIPTIAFCDTDSPMRYVDVCIPTNNKEKHSIGCLFWLLAWMVLQMRGTICPGLKRDVMVDLFFYREPEEAKQQEEEGLPAAPKYAI